Proteins from one Niallia circulans genomic window:
- the rpsN gene encoding 30S ribosomal protein S14, producing the protein MAKKSMIAKQKRTPKYKVQEYTRCERCGRPHSVYRKFKLCRICFRELAYKGQIPGVKKASW; encoded by the coding sequence GTGGCTAAAAAGTCAATGATTGCGAAACAAAAGCGCACGCCTAAATATAAAGTACAAGAATATACACGCTGCGAACGTTGTGGTCGTCCACATTCTGTGTACCGTAAATTTAAGCTTTGCCGTATTTGTTTCCGTGAATTAGCATATAAGGGACAAATTCCTGGTGTGAAAAAAGCTAGCTGGTAA
- the rplE gene encoding 50S ribosomal protein L5, whose product MNRLKEKYTKETVPALMSKFNYKSVMQVPKLEKIVINMGVGEAVANAKALDIAVEELTVISGQKPVVTRAKKSIAGFRLREGMPIGAKVTLRGERMYEFFDKLVSVSLPRVRDFRGISKKSFDGRGNYTLGVKEQLIFPEVDYDKVNKVRGMDIVIVTTANTDEEARELLTQFGMPFQK is encoded by the coding sequence ATGAACCGCCTAAAAGAAAAGTACACAAAAGAAACTGTACCTGCTCTTATGAGCAAGTTCAATTATAAATCTGTAATGCAAGTTCCAAAGCTTGAGAAGATTGTTATCAACATGGGTGTTGGTGAAGCAGTTGCTAACGCAAAAGCATTGGACATTGCAGTTGAAGAATTGACAGTAATTTCTGGTCAAAAGCCAGTTGTTACTCGTGCAAAAAAATCTATCGCAGGCTTCCGTCTACGTGAAGGTATGCCAATCGGAGCGAAAGTTACACTTCGTGGAGAACGCATGTATGAGTTTTTTGATAAACTAGTATCTGTTTCTCTACCACGTGTTCGTGACTTCCGCGGTATTTCTAAGAAATCTTTTGACGGCCGTGGTAACTACACTCTAGGTGTTAAAGAACAATTGATCTTCCCTGAAGTTGATTACGATAAAGTAAACAAAGTTAGAGGTATGGATATTGTTATCGTTACAACAGCTAACACTGATGAAGAAGCTCGTGAATTATTAACTCAATTTGGAATGCCGTTCCAAAAGTAA
- the rplX gene encoding 50S ribosomal protein L24 — MHVKKGDKVMVISGKDKGKTGVVLAAFPKKSRVLVEGINIVKKHNKPSQLNPQGGINDQEAAIHVSNVMLIDPKTGTPTRVGSTSVDGKKVRVAKKSGEILDK, encoded by the coding sequence ATGCATGTTAAAAAAGGTGACAAAGTAATGGTCATCTCTGGTAAGGATAAAGGCAAAACTGGTGTTGTTCTTGCAGCATTCCCTAAAAAAAGCCGTGTGCTAGTTGAAGGAATCAACATTGTTAAGAAACACAATAAGCCATCCCAGTTGAATCCACAAGGTGGAATCAATGACCAGGAAGCAGCTATTCATGTATCCAACGTTATGCTTATCGATCCTAAAACAGGTACTCCTACTCGTGTAGGTTCAACATCTGTTGACGGTAAAAAAGTACGCGTAGCGAAAAAATCCGGTGAAATTCTAGATAAATAG
- the rplN gene encoding 50S ribosomal protein L14, which translates to MIQQESRLKVADNSGAREVLTIKVLGGSGRKTANIGDIIVVTVKQATPGGVVKKGDVVKAVVVRTKSGVRRADGTYIRFDENACVIIRDDKSPRGTRIFGPVARELRDNNFMKIVSLAPEVL; encoded by the coding sequence ATGATTCAACAAGAATCACGTTTGAAAGTTGCTGACAACTCTGGTGCTCGTGAAGTACTAACTATTAAAGTTCTTGGTGGCTCTGGCCGCAAAACTGCAAATATCGGTGATATCATCGTTGTTACTGTGAAACAAGCAACACCAGGTGGCGTTGTTAAAAAAGGTGACGTAGTAAAAGCAGTAGTAGTAAGAACTAAGAGTGGTGTACGCCGCGCAGACGGTACTTACATTCGTTTCGATGAAAACGCATGTGTAATTATCCGTGATGATAAGAGTCCACGTGGAACTCGTATCTTTGGACCAGTTGCTCGCGAATTACGCGATAACAACTTCATGAAGATTGTATCATTAGCTCCAGAAGTACTATAA
- the rpsQ gene encoding 30S ribosomal protein S17, which translates to MSERNQRKVYTGRVVSDKMDKTVSVVVETYKKHPLYGKRVKYSKKYKAHDEQNTAKIGDVVRIMETRPLSATKRFRLVEVVEKAVII; encoded by the coding sequence ATGAGCGAACGCAATCAACGCAAAGTCTACACTGGTCGTGTTGTTTCTGACAAAATGGATAAAACCGTTTCTGTTGTAGTAGAAACTTACAAAAAGCACCCATTATATGGCAAACGCGTGAAATACTCTAAAAAGTATAAAGCTCACGATGAGCAAAATACAGCTAAAATTGGCGATGTAGTACGTATTATGGAAACACGTCCATTATCAGCTACAAAACGTTTCCGTCTTGTAGAAGTAGTAGAAAAAGCAGTTATTATATAA
- the rpmC gene encoding 50S ribosomal protein L29: MKANEIRDLTTAEIEQKVKSLKEELFNLRFQLATGQLENTARIREVRKAIARMKTVIREREIGVNNR, encoded by the coding sequence ATGAAAGCTAATGAAATTCGTGACCTTACCACTGCAGAAATTGAACAAAAAGTTAAATCTTTAAAAGAAGAGCTTTTCAACCTTCGCTTTCAATTAGCGACAGGACAACTTGAAAATACAGCTCGCATTCGTGAAGTACGCAAAGCGATTGCTCGCATGAAAACAGTTATTCGTGAAAGAGAAATCGGCGTCAATAATCGATAA
- the rplP gene encoding 50S ribosomal protein L16: MLLPKRVKYRRVHRGKMRGQAKGGTEVTFGEYGLQSLEASWITNRQIESARIAMTRYMKRGGKVWIKIFPHKPYTAKPLEVRMGSGKGAPEGWVAVVKPGKIMFEIAGVSEEIAREALRLASHKLPVKCKFVKREEIGGETNES; the protein is encoded by the coding sequence ATGTTACTACCTAAACGTGTTAAATACCGTCGTGTACACCGTGGAAAAATGCGCGGTCAAGCAAAAGGCGGCACAGAAGTAACTTTCGGTGAATATGGTTTGCAATCTTTAGAAGCATCTTGGATTACTAACCGTCAAATTGAATCTGCTCGTATCGCGATGACTCGTTACATGAAACGTGGCGGTAAAGTTTGGATCAAAATTTTCCCACATAAGCCTTACACTGCAAAGCCTCTAGAAGTCCGCATGGGTTCCGGTAAGGGTGCTCCAGAAGGTTGGGTAGCAGTTGTTAAGCCTGGAAAAATTATGTTCGAAATTGCTGGTGTTTCTGAAGAGATCGCTCGTGAGGCACTTCGCCTTGCATCACACAAACTTCCAGTTAAATGTAAGTTTGTAAAACGTGAAGAAATTGGTGGTGAAACTAATGAAAGCTAA
- the rpsC gene encoding 30S ribosomal protein S3 produces the protein MGQKVNPVGLRVGIIRDWESKWYAGKDYADLLHEDLKVREYITKRLNDASVSKVEIERAANRLNVTVHTAKPGMVIGKGGTEVEALRKALNSLTGKRVHINILEIKRADMDAKLVAENIARQLENRVSFRRAQKQAIQRSMRAGAKGIKTMVSGRLGGADIARSESYSEGTVPLHTLRADIDYATAEADTTYGKLGVKVWIYRGEILPTKKKTEEGGK, from the coding sequence GTGGGTCAAAAAGTAAATCCAGTCGGTTTGCGTGTCGGGATAATCCGTGATTGGGAATCTAAATGGTACGCAGGCAAAGACTATGCTGATCTTTTACACGAAGACCTTAAAGTACGTGAGTACATTACAAAACGTTTAAATGACGCTTCTGTTTCTAAAGTTGAAATCGAACGTGCTGCTAATCGTTTGAATGTTACTGTTCACACTGCTAAACCAGGAATGGTTATTGGTAAAGGTGGTACAGAGGTAGAAGCTTTACGTAAAGCTCTTAACTCACTTACTGGCAAACGTGTACACATCAATATTCTTGAAATTAAAAGAGCGGACATGGATGCAAAACTTGTTGCTGAGAACATTGCTCGTCAATTAGAAAACCGTGTATCTTTCCGTCGTGCTCAAAAACAAGCTATCCAACGTTCAATGCGTGCGGGTGCTAAAGGTATTAAAACAATGGTATCAGGTCGTCTTGGCGGTGCAGATATCGCTCGTTCTGAGTCATATAGTGAAGGAACTGTTCCTTTGCACACTCTACGTGCTGACATCGACTACGCTACAGCTGAAGCAGATACTACTTATGGTAAATTAGGCGTTAAAGTTTGGATCTATCGTGGAGAGATCCTTCCAACGAAGAAGAAAACTGAGGAAGGAGGCAAATAA
- the rplV gene encoding 50S ribosomal protein L22, whose amino-acid sequence MQAKAVANTVRIAPRKARLVVDLIRGKQVGEAVAILKLTPKAASPIVEKVLKSAIANAEHNYEMDINNLVVEQAYVNEGPTLKRFRPRAMGRASQINKRTSHITIVVSEKKEG is encoded by the coding sequence ATGCAAGCTAAAGCTGTTGCAAATACAGTTCGTATTGCTCCTCGTAAAGCTCGTTTAGTCGTAGATTTAATTCGAGGTAAGCAAGTAGGCGAAGCGGTAGCAATTTTGAAGTTAACTCCAAAAGCTGCTTCACCTATCGTAGAAAAAGTTCTTAAATCTGCTATTGCAAATGCAGAGCATAACTACGAAATGGATATCAATAACTTAGTGGTTGAACAAGCATACGTTAACGAAGGACCAACACTTAAACGTTTCCGTCCACGTGCTATGGGTCGTGCAAGTCAGATCAATAAACGTACTAGCCACATCACTATCGTTGTATCAGAAAAGAAGGAGGGGTAA
- the rpsS gene encoding 30S ribosomal protein S19: MGRSLKKGPFVDDHLLSKIEKLSESDKKQVIKTWSRRSTIFPQFIGQTIAVYDGRKHVPVYITEDMVGHKLGEFAPSRTYKGHASDDKKTRR; the protein is encoded by the coding sequence ATGGGTCGCAGCTTAAAAAAAGGACCTTTTGTTGATGATCATTTACTATCAAAGATCGAAAAATTAAGTGAGTCTGATAAGAAACAAGTTATCAAAACTTGGTCTCGTCGTTCTACTATCTTCCCACAATTCATCGGTCAAACAATCGCAGTTTATGATGGTCGTAAGCATGTACCTGTCTACATTACTGAAGACATGGTAGGTCACAAACTTGGAGAATTCGCTCCATCCCGTACTTACAAAGGTCATGCAAGTGACGATAAGAAAACAAGACGTTAA
- the rplB gene encoding 50S ribosomal protein L2 translates to MAIKKYKPTSNGRRNMTSSDFSEITTSTPEKSLLAPLHRKGGRNNQGKLTVRHQGGGHKRQYRIIDFKRDKDGIPGRVATIEYDPNRSANIALINYVDGEKRYILAPKNLEVGLEVMSGPEADIKPGNALPLVNIPVGTVIHNIELKPGKGGQLVRSAGTSAQVLGKEGKYVLVRLNSGEVRLVLATCRASIGQVGNEQHELIKIGKAGRSRWLGKRPTVRGSVMNPNDHPHGGGEGRAPIGRKSPMSPWGKPTLGAKTRKKKNKSDKFIVRSRKK, encoded by the coding sequence ATGGCGATTAAAAAATACAAACCTACCTCTAATGGTCGACGCAACATGACATCTTCTGACTTTAGTGAAATCACTACAAGTACTCCAGAAAAATCATTGCTTGCTCCTTTACACAGAAAAGGCGGCCGTAATAACCAAGGTAAGTTAACTGTTCGTCATCAAGGTGGAGGTCATAAGCGTCAATATCGTATCATCGATTTCAAACGCGATAAAGATGGCATTCCAGGACGCGTTGCTACAATTGAGTATGATCCAAACAGATCTGCTAACATCGCGTTAATCAACTATGTAGACGGTGAAAAACGCTACATTCTTGCACCAAAAAATCTAGAAGTTGGCTTAGAAGTAATGTCAGGACCTGAGGCTGATATCAAGCCAGGTAATGCACTACCACTAGTTAACATTCCAGTGGGTACTGTTATCCACAACATCGAATTAAAACCAGGTAAAGGCGGACAACTGGTTCGTTCTGCAGGTACTTCTGCACAAGTTCTTGGTAAAGAAGGTAAATACGTACTTGTACGTTTAAATTCTGGTGAAGTACGTTTAGTTCTTGCTACATGCCGTGCTTCGATCGGTCAAGTAGGTAACGAGCAACACGAATTAATTAAAATTGGTAAAGCAGGACGCTCTCGCTGGTTAGGCAAACGCCCAACAGTTCGTGGTTCTGTAATGAACCCTAACGACCATCCACACGGTGGTGGTGAAGGACGCGCTCCAATCGGACGTAAATCACCAATGTCTCCTTGGGGTAAACCAACTCTTGGTGCTAAAACTCGCAAGAAGAAAAACAAATCAGATAAATTTATCGTACGTAGCCGTAAAAAATAA
- the rplW gene encoding 50S ribosomal protein L23 yields the protein MDARDTIKRPVITERSTDLMAEKKYTFEVDVRANKTQVKDAVEEIFGVEVEKVNIMNYKGKFKRMGRFGGYTNKRRKAIVKLTANSKEIEFFEA from the coding sequence ATGGATGCACGCGATACTATTAAGCGCCCCGTTATCACTGAACGTTCTACTGACTTAATGGCTGAGAAAAAATATACGTTTGAAGTTGATGTTAGAGCTAACAAAACTCAAGTTAAAGATGCTGTAGAAGAAATTTTCGGCGTTGAAGTTGAGAAAGTTAACATTATGAACTACAAAGGTAAGTTCAAGCGTATGGGCCGTTTCGGAGGCTACACTAACAAACGTCGTAAGGCAATTGTTAAGCTAACAGCTAACAGCAAAGAAATCGAATTTTTCGAAGCTTAA